One Mesorhizobium sp. L-2-11 genomic region harbors:
- the ehuB gene encoding ectoine/hydroxyectoine ABC transporter substrate-binding protein EhuB codes for MFKSSISRRMVVKAAACLALAATSFTALPAYAETTLERAKKDGYIRVGFANEAPFGYATPDGKLTGEAPEVAKAVLAKMGIAQVDGVLTEFGSLIPGLKAGRFDIIAAGMFINPKRCAEINFSEPSYGIGQAMLVAKGNPKGVKDFSSLKENPDLKLAVMAGAVEGGYAKDAGVAEGQIVALPDQSSLVAAVQSGRADAAALTALSIADMAKKADGVESTKPFGEVAGKSVKGHGGFGFRKEDTDLLEAFNAELKTFLGSPEHIALVEPLGFGKDYLPNKTTAELCAGK; via the coding sequence ATGTTCAAATCATCGATATCGCGCCGGATGGTCGTGAAAGCCGCTGCCTGCCTCGCGCTTGCCGCGACATCATTCACAGCGCTGCCCGCTTATGCGGAAACCACCCTCGAACGGGCCAAGAAGGACGGCTACATCCGCGTCGGCTTTGCCAACGAGGCGCCGTTCGGTTACGCCACGCCTGACGGCAAGCTGACCGGCGAAGCGCCGGAGGTTGCCAAGGCGGTGCTCGCCAAGATGGGCATCGCGCAGGTTGACGGCGTGCTGACCGAATTCGGTTCGCTTATCCCAGGTCTCAAGGCCGGCCGCTTCGATATTATCGCCGCCGGCATGTTCATCAATCCGAAGCGTTGTGCCGAGATCAATTTCTCCGAGCCGTCCTACGGCATCGGTCAGGCCATGCTGGTGGCAAAAGGCAATCCGAAGGGCGTGAAGGACTTTTCCAGCTTAAAGGAAAACCCGGATCTCAAGCTCGCCGTGATGGCTGGCGCCGTCGAGGGCGGCTATGCCAAGGACGCTGGCGTCGCCGAAGGGCAAATCGTTGCCTTGCCCGACCAGTCCAGCCTGGTCGCCGCCGTCCAGTCGGGCCGTGCGGACGCGGCCGCACTGACCGCTCTTTCGATCGCCGACATGGCCAAGAAGGCCGACGGCGTCGAATCGACCAAGCCGTTCGGCGAGGTTGCCGGCAAGTCGGTGAAAGGCCATGGCGGCTTCGGCTTCCGCAAGGAAGACACCGATCTGCTGGAGGCGTTCAACGCCGAGCTGAAGACGTTCCTCGGTTCGCCGGAGCACATCGCGCTGGTCGAGCCGCTCGGCTTCGGCAAGGACTACCTCCCCAACAAGACCACCGCGGAGCTTTGCGCGGGCAAATAG
- the ehuA gene encoding ectoine/hydroxyectoine ABC transporter ATP-binding protein EhuA: MTEQPMVRFDNVSKRYGALTVLDGLNLEIARGEKVSIIGPSGSGKTTVLRMLMTLETINDGVIWVEGEPLTHMERNGKLVPADLAHIRKIRAKIGMVFQSFNLFPHMTAMQNCIEAPITVLGMKRADAEARAAELLNMVGLSEKKDHYPSQLSGGQQQRVAIARACAMRPKIMLFDEVTSALDPELVGEVLEVIRKLGREHDLTMLMVTHQMGFAKEFSDRVCFFHAGKICEQGPPNELFGAPKNERTRQFLHAVLEAG, from the coding sequence ATGACGGAACAACCGATGGTTCGCTTCGACAATGTTTCGAAACGCTACGGCGCGCTGACCGTTCTCGACGGGCTCAATCTGGAAATAGCACGCGGCGAGAAGGTCTCCATCATCGGGCCGTCCGGCTCCGGCAAGACCACGGTGCTGCGTATGCTGATGACGCTGGAGACGATCAATGACGGCGTCATCTGGGTCGAAGGCGAGCCGCTCACCCACATGGAGAGGAACGGCAAGCTTGTTCCCGCCGATCTCGCACACATCCGCAAGATCCGTGCCAAGATCGGCATGGTGTTCCAGTCGTTCAACCTGTTCCCGCACATGACGGCGATGCAGAACTGCATTGAGGCCCCGATAACCGTGCTCGGCATGAAGCGGGCCGATGCCGAGGCGCGTGCGGCCGAACTGCTCAACATGGTCGGCTTGTCGGAGAAGAAGGACCACTATCCCTCGCAGCTTTCCGGCGGCCAGCAGCAGCGTGTCGCCATCGCCCGCGCTTGCGCCATGCGGCCCAAGATCATGCTGTTCGACGAAGTGACCTCGGCACTCGACCCCGAACTCGTCGGTGAAGTGCTTGAAGTCATCCGAAAACTCGGTAGGGAACATGACCTCACCATGCTGATGGTCACCCACCAGATGGGATTTGCCAAGGAATTCTCCGATCGCGTCTGCTTTTTCCATGCCGGCAAGATCTGCGAGCAGGGGCCGCCAAACGAGTTGTTCGGCGCCCCCAAGAACGAGCGGACGCGGCAGTTCCTGCACGCTGTCCTGGAGGCTGGATGA
- a CDS encoding helix-turn-helix domain-containing protein yields the protein MDSLITAAARALATGDPLGALKRVALRDDAPALALRGIAMAQLGDLVRAKALLKSAARAFGPREAVARARCVVAEAEIALVSRDLGWPAKALDAARATLEKHGDHVNAAHARNLEARRLLLIGRLDEAEGRLAGFDPITLPPASRAAHELVVAGIAIRRLRTEAARVALARAEHAARQADIPALTAEVEGASLVMNTPAARLIARGEERPLLLEEVEALLASGALVVDACRNVVRDAGTIVSLATRPVLFALARTLGEAWPADVPRSTLVARAFGGKHADESHRARLRVEVGRLRVELRLLADVSATKRGFALKPRRPRDVVVLAPPADEPHAAVLAFLADGESWSSSALAIALGTSSRTVQRSLEQLAAAGKVQSFGRGRARRWMTPPVPGFPTILLLPGSLSGY from the coding sequence ATGGACTCGCTGATCACCGCTGCGGCGCGCGCCCTCGCAACGGGTGATCCCCTCGGCGCATTGAAGCGGGTCGCCCTGCGTGACGATGCGCCTGCGCTTGCGCTGCGCGGCATCGCCATGGCGCAGCTCGGCGATCTCGTTCGGGCAAAGGCTCTCCTCAAAAGTGCTGCGCGCGCCTTCGGTCCGAGAGAGGCGGTGGCCCGCGCGAGATGCGTCGTCGCCGAAGCCGAGATCGCGCTGGTCTCGCGCGACCTCGGCTGGCCGGCGAAGGCACTCGACGCCGCGCGGGCGACGCTTGAAAAGCACGGCGACCACGTCAATGCCGCGCATGCGCGCAATCTCGAAGCGCGGCGCCTGCTCCTGATCGGACGCCTCGATGAGGCCGAGGGCAGGCTCGCTGGGTTCGACCCGATAACGCTCCCACCCGCGTCGAGGGCCGCCCACGAGCTGGTGGTTGCGGGGATCGCGATTCGCCGCCTCCGGACCGAGGCGGCGCGTGTTGCGCTCGCGCGGGCCGAGCACGCCGCGCGCCAGGCGGACATTCCCGCGCTGACGGCCGAGGTTGAAGGCGCATCCCTGGTGATGAACACGCCCGCGGCGCGCCTGATCGCCCGTGGTGAGGAGCGCCCGCTCCTGCTCGAGGAGGTCGAAGCGCTGCTGGCATCGGGGGCGCTCGTTGTCGATGCCTGCCGCAATGTCGTGCGGGACGCCGGCACGATCGTCTCGCTGGCGACGCGCCCGGTCCTGTTCGCGCTTGCGCGCACACTGGGCGAAGCCTGGCCCGCAGACGTGCCGAGGAGCACGCTCGTCGCCCGCGCCTTCGGCGGCAAGCACGCCGATGAATCACATCGTGCCCGGTTGCGGGTCGAAGTCGGCCGGCTTCGGGTGGAGTTGCGGTTACTGGCGGATGTGAGCGCGACCAAGCGAGGCTTCGCGCTTAAGCCGCGCCGCCCTCGCGATGTCGTGGTGCTGGCGCCGCCTGCTGACGAGCCGCATGCAGCGGTGCTCGCCTTCCTCGCCGACGGCGAGTCGTGGTCGAGCTCGGCGCTCGCAATCGCGCTCGGAACCAGCTCGCGCACCGTGCAGCGCTCGCTCGAGCAGCTTGCGGCAGCAGGCAAGGTGCAGTCGTTCGGCCGCGGGCGAGCGCGCCGATGGATGACCCCGCCGGTGCCGGGATTCCCGACAATCTTGTTACTCCCCGGCTCGCTGTCGGGCTATTAG
- the ehuD gene encoding ectoine/hydroxyectoine ABC transporter permease subunit EhuD: protein MIWDWAFAFEILPVLARAAIVSIEATLIGFALAASLGLVLAVVRIAVPWTGWTISVLVELIRSTPLLIQIFFLYFVFPKFGVVLDAFTAGVLAIGIHYAAYCSEVYRAGFDNIHRGQWEASVALNLSAWTTFRDIIIPQAIPPIVPALGNYLVALFKETPLLSAIAVLELMQTAKIIGSETFRYTEPMTLVGLFFLAMSLVSAALIRSLEGLLNRRTMR, encoded by the coding sequence ATGATCTGGGACTGGGCATTTGCTTTTGAAATCCTGCCGGTGCTCGCCCGCGCTGCCATCGTTTCCATCGAGGCGACGCTGATCGGGTTTGCGCTTGCCGCCTCGCTTGGCCTGGTGCTGGCGGTCGTCCGCATCGCCGTGCCGTGGACCGGCTGGACGATCTCGGTGCTGGTCGAACTGATCCGGTCGACCCCGCTGCTGATCCAGATATTCTTTCTCTATTTCGTCTTTCCGAAATTTGGCGTCGTGCTCGACGCCTTCACCGCCGGGGTGCTTGCCATCGGCATCCACTACGCAGCCTATTGTTCCGAGGTCTATCGCGCCGGTTTCGACAACATCCATCGTGGCCAGTGGGAAGCCTCGGTCGCACTCAATCTGTCAGCCTGGACGACGTTCCGCGACATCATCATTCCGCAGGCGATCCCGCCGATCGTTCCGGCGCTCGGCAACTATCTGGTTGCCTTGTTCAAGGAGACGCCATTGCTTTCCGCAATCGCCGTGCTGGAGCTGATGCAGACGGCCAAGATCATCGGCTCCGAAACCTTCCGCTACACTGAGCCGATGACGCTGGTCGGCCTGTTCTTCCTTGCTATGAGCCTGGTTTCTGCCGCGCTCATTCGCTCCCTCGAAGGCTTGCTCAACCGGAGGACCATGCGATGA
- a CDS encoding Vgb family protein: MKRSAAVVIREYGPFPGVDQVAGVTFDGQHVWFASGDKLNALDPASGKVVRAIDVAAHAGTAFDGQHLFQIAEDRIQKIDPKTGQVLATIPAPGGGGDSGLAWAEGSLWVGQNRGRKIHQIDPQTGAVLRTIDSNRIVTGVSWIDGELWHGTWEGDESDVRRIDPETGKVLEKLEMPPGTGVSGLESDGGDQFFCGGGNSGKVRAIRRPRRGSETSVDSTS, translated from the coding sequence ATGAAACGATCTGCAGCCGTAGTCATCCGCGAATATGGACCCTTTCCGGGTGTCGACCAGGTGGCTGGGGTTACGTTCGACGGTCAGCACGTCTGGTTTGCGTCAGGAGACAAACTGAACGCCTTGGATCCTGCGAGCGGCAAGGTGGTGCGCGCGATCGATGTCGCCGCGCACGCTGGTACGGCCTTCGACGGCCAGCACCTGTTCCAGATCGCCGAAGATCGCATCCAGAAGATCGATCCGAAGACCGGCCAAGTGCTGGCCACGATCCCGGCGCCAGGTGGCGGCGGCGACTCCGGACTCGCCTGGGCCGAAGGCTCACTTTGGGTGGGGCAGAATCGTGGTCGCAAAATCCATCAGATCGACCCCCAGACAGGGGCAGTTCTTCGCACAATCGATTCCAACCGTATCGTCACAGGGGTCAGCTGGATCGACGGCGAACTCTGGCACGGCACCTGGGAAGGTGACGAGAGCGACGTCAGGCGGATAGATCCTGAAACCGGAAAGGTTTTGGAGAAGCTCGAGATGCCACCTGGAACAGGCGTGTCGGGGCTAGAGTCCGATGGTGGCGATCAGTTCTTCTGCGGCGGTGGAAACAGCGGCAAGGTGAGGGCTATCCGCCGACCGAGGCGAGGCAGCGAAACCTCGGTCGACTCCACGAGCTAG
- a CDS encoding M24 family metallopeptidase translates to MDRNPFSQAEIAGRLVRVRTALAERELDAAVFASPENVFYLTGLDHWGYFAPHLLIVPLEGKPVLVTRSMEKVTIEKQVTAAEFRGHSDSETAADLAARVLAELSLCGKRIGLEYWTAGLSHGLALALQTQADARWSDVSGLVDKMRRVKSAEEQALMRQAAQVTDAAAGAAIAAISDGASEQEVAAQCVAAMIRAGGHAPGFGPFIRPAARLGEEHTTWGDGIYRKGEPVFVELSGCISRYHAPLGRLVRIGHISDEDAAMAEVTARAFNAVVEALRPGAKARDVYAAWQAVADDAGLSHYRRHHCGYLVGAGQPPSWTGGNSVTGLRHDSDLEIETGMSFHILSWLMGTGRGDDFVSNTVLLTDAGAEVLTRTPAGPIVR, encoded by the coding sequence ATGGACCGTAATCCGTTTTCCCAAGCCGAAATCGCCGGCCGCCTTGTCAGGGTCCGCACGGCGCTGGCTGAGCGCGAGCTGGACGCGGCGGTGTTTGCGTCGCCGGAGAACGTCTTCTACCTCACCGGGCTCGATCACTGGGGATATTTCGCCCCTCACCTGCTGATCGTCCCGCTCGAGGGAAAACCTGTTCTGGTCACCCGCTCGATGGAAAAGGTGACGATCGAAAAACAGGTGACGGCAGCGGAATTCCGCGGCCATTCCGACAGCGAAACGGCGGCCGACCTCGCCGCGCGGGTGCTTGCGGAACTCAGCCTGTGCGGCAAGCGGATCGGCCTCGAATACTGGACGGCCGGCCTCAGCCATGGGCTTGCCCTCGCACTCCAGACGCAGGCCGATGCCAGATGGAGCGATGTTTCCGGCCTGGTCGACAAGATGCGGCGGGTGAAGAGCGCCGAAGAACAGGCGCTGATGCGTCAGGCGGCACAGGTGACCGACGCCGCCGCCGGCGCTGCAATCGCCGCGATCTCGGACGGCGCTTCCGAACAGGAGGTTGCGGCCCAATGCGTTGCGGCGATGATCCGCGCCGGCGGTCATGCTCCGGGCTTCGGACCTTTCATCCGCCCGGCCGCGCGCCTGGGTGAGGAGCACACGACCTGGGGCGACGGGATCTACCGCAAGGGCGAGCCGGTCTTCGTCGAACTGTCCGGCTGCATCTCGCGCTATCACGCGCCGCTCGGCCGGCTCGTTCGCATCGGCCACATCAGCGACGAAGACGCCGCGATGGCGGAAGTGACCGCCAGGGCGTTCAATGCGGTCGTCGAGGCGCTGCGGCCCGGCGCCAAGGCGCGCGACGTCTACGCCGCCTGGCAAGCCGTCGCCGACGATGCCGGTCTCTCCCACTATCGCCGCCATCACTGCGGCTACCTCGTCGGCGCCGGACAGCCGCCATCATGGACCGGCGGCAATTCGGTAACCGGCTTGAGGCACGATTCCGACCTCGAGATCGAGACCGGGATGAGCTTCCACATCCTGTCGTGGCTGATGGGCACCGGCCGCGGCGATGACTTCGTCTCCAACACCGTGCTCCTGACCGACGCGGGCGCCGAAGTGCTTACCCGCACGCCGGCCGGCCCGATCGTTCGATAG
- a CDS encoding M24 family metallopeptidase: protein MGKAGFDLIICQDPANMCWLTGYDGWSFYVPQCVLVHLREDRPIWFGRAQDARSARLTTGLPEKNIVPFSERLVQQPVEHSYDELAQLIRSRGWGKARIGVEMDAHYYTARCHSHLVSGLPDAHFANNHDLVNWARLVKSEAELVLIREAGAICTHAMNRAIEKMRPGVPQNHVIAEIYHAQIMGVPGAGGDYAAICPLMPVGAGTSTPHLTWSDAPLPDSGLAILEIAGVRRRYHAALTRTVHFGKPPQTIVEMAKAIVEGVDAGLEMARPGYTAEEVEAAWQAVLRKNGLKKESRVGYPVGLAYPPDWGERTASLRPGDTTEMQSGMCFHFMAGVWLDDFGIAISESFVVTDHGGERLCDVAGELIVID, encoded by the coding sequence ATGGGGAAGGCCGGCTTCGACCTCATCATCTGTCAGGATCCAGCCAATATGTGCTGGCTGACCGGCTATGACGGATGGTCGTTCTACGTTCCGCAATGCGTGCTCGTCCATCTAAGGGAAGACCGGCCGATCTGGTTCGGCAGGGCGCAGGATGCCAGGAGCGCACGGCTCACCACTGGCCTGCCGGAGAAGAACATCGTACCGTTCTCGGAACGGCTGGTGCAGCAGCCCGTCGAACATTCCTATGACGAACTCGCCCAGCTGATCCGGTCGCGTGGCTGGGGAAAGGCTCGCATCGGCGTCGAGATGGACGCGCATTATTACACCGCGCGCTGCCATTCCCATCTCGTCAGCGGGCTGCCTGACGCGCACTTCGCCAACAACCACGATCTCGTCAACTGGGCGCGGCTGGTCAAATCCGAAGCCGAGCTGGTGCTGATCCGCGAGGCCGGTGCGATCTGCACGCACGCCATGAACCGCGCCATCGAAAAAATGCGGCCCGGCGTGCCCCAGAACCATGTCATCGCGGAAATCTATCACGCACAGATCATGGGCGTGCCTGGAGCGGGCGGCGACTATGCCGCGATCTGTCCGCTGATGCCCGTCGGCGCGGGCACCAGCACGCCGCACCTGACCTGGTCCGACGCGCCGCTGCCGGACAGCGGCCTCGCCATTCTGGAGATCGCCGGGGTGCGGCGGCGCTATCATGCGGCGCTGACGCGGACCGTACATTTCGGCAAGCCGCCGCAAACCATCGTCGAAATGGCCAAGGCGATCGTCGAGGGCGTCGACGCCGGCCTTGAGATGGCGCGCCCCGGCTACACCGCCGAAGAGGTGGAAGCCGCCTGGCAGGCGGTGTTGAGGAAGAACGGGCTGAAGAAGGAAAGCCGCGTCGGCTATCCGGTCGGGCTCGCCTATCCGCCCGATTGGGGCGAACGCACCGCAAGCCTTCGTCCCGGCGACACCACCGAGATGCAGTCGGGGATGTGCTTCCATTTCATGGCCGGCGTTTGGCTCGACGATTTCGGCATCGCCATCTCGGAATCCTTCGTCGTCACGGATCACGGCGGCGAACGCCTTTGCGACGTGGCAGGCGAACTCATCGTCATCGACTGA
- a CDS encoding GntR family transcriptional regulator, which yields MTLETDATSLAATAAPQRPLSARERFERIYRILRDRICLLDYAPGSHLSEEELAQEFQISRTPVRRVLARLEFEGLVQSVHGVGTIVTDVDIEELQQVYHLRLELALLVGKLSPIPRTADDLDRIRALIARCDSEMLNPDQRAFLRLNMDFFYELTAMTGNQPLREISERLYFQVARVVLKMMPQLGLVEEFTAFRREMEEVLAAAEIGDWESIGHIRRAHISMSFRRMMRHAGEVNIAT from the coding sequence ATGACGCTTGAGACGGATGCCACGTCGTTGGCCGCGACCGCCGCGCCGCAGCGTCCGCTCTCGGCGCGGGAGCGGTTCGAGCGTATCTACCGGATACTGCGCGACCGCATCTGCCTGCTCGACTACGCCCCGGGCAGCCATCTCTCCGAGGAAGAACTTGCCCAGGAATTCCAGATCAGCCGCACGCCGGTTCGCCGTGTCCTGGCGCGCCTCGAATTCGAGGGTCTGGTTCAGTCCGTCCATGGCGTCGGCACGATCGTCACTGATGTCGACATCGAGGAATTGCAGCAGGTCTATCACTTGCGCCTGGAACTGGCGCTCCTCGTCGGCAAGCTTTCGCCGATCCCGCGCACGGCGGACGACCTCGACCGGATAAGGGCACTCATCGCGCGCTGCGATTCCGAAATGCTTAATCCCGACCAGCGCGCTTTCCTGCGCCTCAACATGGACTTTTTCTACGAGCTCACCGCGATGACCGGCAACCAGCCGCTGCGCGAGATCAGCGAGCGCCTGTATTTTCAGGTCGCGCGCGTCGTCCTGAAGATGATGCCGCAGTTGGGCCTTGTCGAGGAGTTCACTGCGTTCCGCCGCGAAATGGAGGAGGTGCTTGCCGCCGCCGAGATCGGCGACTGGGAGTCGATCGGGCACATAAGACGAGCTCACATCTCGATGAGCTTTCGCCGCATGATGCGTCATGCAGGCGAGGTCAACATCGCCACGTAG
- the ehuC gene encoding ectoine/hydroxyectoine ABC transporter permease subunit EhuC, producing MGIRTLVAMLVVALGVIGALATQESYKVFMPGLLQGAVLTIEIAILGSLLAIVMGVLAALARMYGPAPLRWLATVYVEIFRGTSALVQLFWLFFVLPQFGVTLDAFLVAVLALGLNVGAYGSEVVRGAIQSVARGQWEACTALNMSRPQMLRRIILPQAFVAMIPPWGNLFIELLKSTALVSLITLSDLAFKAQQMNQNTFKTIPIFTLVLLMYLAMSLVVTIGMRLLERRASLGLARGKAA from the coding sequence ATGGGAATCCGTACGCTCGTTGCCATGCTGGTCGTCGCGCTTGGCGTGATCGGTGCCTTGGCAACACAGGAATCTTACAAAGTGTTTATGCCGGGGCTGCTGCAAGGAGCGGTCCTGACGATCGAGATCGCCATTCTCGGCAGCCTGCTGGCAATTGTCATGGGCGTGCTCGCGGCTCTGGCGCGGATGTATGGCCCGGCGCCGCTCCGATGGCTGGCCACGGTCTATGTCGAGATCTTCCGCGGCACCTCGGCGCTGGTGCAATTGTTCTGGCTGTTTTTCGTGCTGCCGCAATTCGGTGTCACGCTAGACGCGTTCCTGGTTGCTGTCCTGGCGCTCGGCCTGAACGTTGGTGCTTACGGATCGGAGGTCGTGCGCGGCGCGATCCAGTCCGTTGCCCGCGGACAGTGGGAGGCGTGTACTGCATTGAACATGAGCCGTCCCCAGATGTTGCGCCGGATCATCCTGCCGCAGGCTTTCGTCGCCATGATTCCGCCTTGGGGCAATCTGTTCATCGAGCTTTTGAAATCCACAGCGCTGGTCTCGCTGATCACGCTCTCGGACCTCGCCTTCAAGGCGCAGCAAATGAACCAGAACACGTTCAAGACCATTCCGATCTTCACCCTCGTCCTGCTGATGTACCTGGCAATGTCGCTGGTTGTGACCATCGGCATGCGGCTTCTCGAAAGGCGGGCTTCGCTCGGCCTGGCGCGGGGGAAGGCAGCATGA